The following is a genomic window from Bacteroidia bacterium.
TGGAAAAAAGTTGTGCGCCGTTTTTCAATCTTCTGAACTGACTGCGAATAACAGTCTCATCGTCGGTAAATTCGGCCATTCCCATCAACCCCCGGATCATCACATGTGGATACTGGTCTATGTTGTGGAGAATTGATAAACATTCAGACTCATTCATTCCCGACTTTGATACTTCTTCAGAAATATTCAGTTGAAGCAAACAGGGTATTACCCGGTTATTTTTTTCAGCCTGCTGGTTAATTTCGTCCAATAATCGAGCCGAATCCACAGAATGAATCAAATAGATGAAAGGTGCAATATATTTGACCTTATTGCGCTGTAATGTACCGATCATATGCCAGCGGGCTTCCGGTAACAATGCCTGTTTTTCCCTCAACTCCTGAACCCGGTTTTCGCCAAAGTCTTTCTGTCCCAGCGAAAATGCCTCCCGGATCCTTTCAATCGGCTTGGTCTTGGATACTGCAATCAGGGTTACATCTCTCCCCTGCCGGCCAACCCTGGCTGCTGCCTGATCAATAGATGACCGTATTTCCTTTAAATTTTGTGCTATGCTCATACGTAAATCGTTTTTTCGCGATTTGGCTGTAAATTTCGTTGATTTTTTTATTCCATGCAGCATTTTCACCATTCCCTCCGTCAAGCAGGTAAATTATTCGATATCTATTATCTACAGGCTCAATACATCAAATCAATCCATATCTATGAAAAAGTTATTCACCCCGGCAATTGTTTTAGCCGCTCTGTTCAGTAGTTTTCTGAGTGGCTGTATTCAGGACAAATGCGAGCAGACTGTTACCTACTATGCTTACGAACCTGTTTACAAAAGTTATGCAGAGATCCGTGCTTCTGTAAAAAGCGAAGCCGCACAGGATATCCTGGCACCAGGCAAAATGTATTTTAAAGATGCCTTGATCTTTATCAGTGAAGTCAATAAGGGTATCCATATCATCGACAATAACAATCCAGCCAA
Proteins encoded in this region:
- a CDS encoding YggS family pyridoxal phosphate-dependent enzyme, with the protein product MSIAQNLKEIRSSIDQAAARVGRQGRDVTLIAVSKTKPIERIREAFSLGQKDFGENRVQELREKQALLPEARWHMIGTLQRNKVKYIAPFIYLIHSVDSARLLDEINQQAEKNNRVIPCLLQLNISEEVSKSGMNESECLSILHNIDQYPHVMIRGLMGMAEFTDDETVIRSQFRRLKNGAQLFSSEIHPRISMEILSMGMSGDFEVAVEEGATMVRVGSLVFGER